Below is a window of Paramisgurnus dabryanus chromosome 20, PD_genome_1.1, whole genome shotgun sequence DNA.
ttagagtgtacCTACTGTATGTGCAAGTGTAAATATGGCCTGTGGAAACCGCCAGAAAAATGCATTGAATTTGCGCTTGGTGTAGAAAATGTACAGAAACATCACTAGGCCACCAAACCCTTGGCATCTGCAGATATCTGCCTAAATAATCGGCTATCGGTATCAGTGGAAAATTTTGATAACAGTGCATCTCTAATAtcaaagagcaccaatggtccaattcacgattttgcatttcttttggtgtgtaagtgcgTATTTGTAAATGTTAACCCTAAAGTAAACTATGATGTGAGTTATCATCTCTCCAACattaatctcttttcttggactacaacaaacacacagattgtaggcaacagtttacttcctgggatttatgatgtagtaaagaccgacatcatcatcataattccacccgcttggactcacagcctgttaATTAACTACTGTTACTGTGCTTTCATGCCGCCACCAGTGAATGCGTCAACGTAGCTGGAAGTCATCCATTTTCATTGAGAGACGGCGGCGAGCTCCGATGAGCAGCGGCACGTCATGTACAGTGTGAGCGTCAAGGAGAGTGAAATCATCTCAACTTTATGGAAATGAGCTAAGACGCGTTTCGgtggcaaccaatcggaaggcggaaacgtTCGGCGGCAACCAGTCGGAAGGCAGAAACCTCCGCTTGAGATGATTCAGAGAATTCATTTTGAGCGTCAGAGCGTCCATTACACTTTGTCTATAGCGTCGTTGACAGGGCAGCaagagcttttattgacgctctcaCCGGTGGTGTTGTGAAAGCACAGTTAGCATTGCACTGTgtgcaaatctttcaaacatggtaagaagcgtcacatttccggctgaggtattcagaccaatcacaacgtacagattagctggccaataagggacacagagcttttcaattCCGTGAGTTTTAGGAAGAGGGCGAAATCTGgagttacaaaaatgtactgtatgtggaaaataatgtgtttttaaccataaaccacacaaacattataccaaatacataaaataacatgTTTTTTGCAATGAAAAGGGTGCACTTTAAGTCACTAAAAGGGCGGATTTACAAATCTTAGGGAACTTTCTTTTGGGATAAAGTACACAACTCCATTAATATCACACTGTGCACGTGGTTTTGGATATTTTAGGATAAGAGGGTAGTGGTGCACCtgtaggttttttttttgttgttgttgatgcTGATTAACTATTGTGCAATACCAAATATCACTCATGTGATTTgcaatatttttcatattttagtaACCAATCTGACCGACTACATTTACATGTAGGattttatccaaaatgacttacAAAATTAAGGACAACAACACAGCGATTCCTTTTAGGGAGACAATATTTTGAGTTTCGACAGTACTTAAAGACATAACCTATTTTTGGGAGACCGGATagataatttaacaaaaatatatcaaaataagGTTTGTACAAACTTTACTTTGTGTAGACCTCACTTTGCTTTCTGTAAGTATTTTTCCCAGAGATAAACGCACAACCCAGTGTCTTTTCACAGTTAATAAACTATTGGTTTGGTTATCAATGGTTTCAATCAAAAATCGTCCATTATGTGTTGGCCACCGATATATTGGTGCATCTGTAGCAAGAGAGTGGTATTTTTACAACCATATGTtgttgtatgtatgtatgtatttatttagcaatACTAAAAAAATGCAACTGTCAGCTGAGGATGAGTATCCAGACCTCAGCGAGCACTGCAACCACATGGCCAAGGTCCTCACTCTGGATATGTACAAGCATCTCTACAAGCGCTCTACACCGAGTGGCTTCACCATAGATAAAGTCATTCAGACCGGTGTGGATAATCCTGGTAAAAAGAACACACATTCTGTCAGGGATCAGGGTCAGGGGTTAAACTGTCATGGTACAGTTGATAAACCACTTGATGTTAAGCATGGATTAAATGGGTGTGTTAGCCTGTCCTTTGTAATTTGTGCCTGCACACTTTTCCATTCTCAGGCCACCCCTACATTTTGACTGTGGGTTGCGCGGCTGGAGATGAAGAAACCTATGAGGTGTTTAAAGAGCTGCTGGACCCTGTCATTCGGGACAGGCATGGAGGATACAAGCCCACAGATAAACACAAGACGGACCTTAACCCAAATAACCTCAAGGTATAGAATCAAAGGCCTATCTACATTAAATGTAACTCATAACTGATCCCTTCCATTGTCAGATGTAATGTTATTTCTTAACAATACGACAACTTTTTACCTGCAGGGTGGCGATGACCTGGACCCCAATTATGTGCTTAGCTCTCGCGTCAGAACGGGCCGGAGCATACGAGGTTTCTGCCTGCCGCCCCATTGCAGTCGTGGAGAGAGGAGAGCTGTTGAGAAACTCTCTGTGGAAGGTACATCCCTGCAATATAGACCTGGTCACGTAGCTCCCTCTAGTGGTGATGAGTATCATCATCATGTACAAAGATGTACtcacagaaaaacaaataatgtCTTTAAAAAATACTGTTTTATGGACTCTCTCGATCTGTCTCCGATAGCTCTGAGTGCTTTGTCTGGGGATCTCAGTGGGAAATACTACGCCCTAAAGAACATGACAGAAGCTGAGCAACAACAGCTCATCGATGACCATTTCCTGTTTGACAAGCCTGTATCTCCCCTGCTGTTGGCCTCAGGGATGGCTCGTGATTGGCCGGACGCCAGGGGCATCTGGTCAGTGAATGTCCTTAAGGCACTGCCTGTGCTGCATTAGCTTAGTGTTTGATTcatttctgttaaaaaaaagacatt
It encodes the following:
- the ckba gene encoding creatine kinase, brain a isoform X2, producing the protein MLLYVCMYLFSNTKKMQLSAEDEYPDLSEHCNHMAKVLTLDMYKHLYKRSTPSGFTIDKVIQTGVDNPGHPYILTVGCAAGDEETYEVFKELLDPVIRDRHGGYKPTDKHKTDLNPNNLKGGDDLDPNYVLSSRVRTGRSIRGFCLPPHCSRGERRAVEKLSVEALSALSGDLSGKYYALKNMTEAEQQQLIDDHFLFDKPVSPLLLASGMARDWPDARGIWHNDNKTFLVWVNEEDHLRVISMQKGGNMKEVFTRFCTGLTKIEELFKNKKHEFMWNEHLGYVLTCPSNLGTGLRAGVHVKLPNLSKNKKFEEVLKKLRLQKRGTGGVDTAAVGGTFDISNADRLGFSEVELMQMVVDGVKLLIEMEKRLEKGQSIDDLMPAQK